The Panacibacter microcysteis DNA window ATGCTGGGCAACCTGGTACCAAAAATACAACAGAGCGTTATTCAGCAAATGAACAAACGCCCTAAACTGATTGTGATGGATACTATGAACTTCTGGATGGAAGTTGCCATGGATGACCTGAAAGTTACACTGAGCATGGTAGATGTATTGCTTATCAACGACAGCGAAGCAAGACAACTCAGCGGGGAATTTTCGCTGGTAAAAGCAGCAAAGAAAATTCTTACCATGGGCCCAAAATACCTCATCATCAAAAAAGGCGAACATGGTGCATTGCTGTTTCATGGCAATGATGTGTTCTTTGCGCCTGCATTACCATTGGAAGAAGTGTTTGACCCCACAGGTGCAGGAGATACGTTTGCAGGCGGCTTTATTGGCCACCTGGCCAAAACAAAAGACATCTCTTTCGAGAACATGAAAACAGCCATTATTGTTGGTTCTGCAATGGCCAGCTACTGCGTGGAAAAATTTGGTGCAGAACGCCTAAAAGAAATTACAAGGGCAGATATTGATGCAAGACTGAACGAGTTTGTACAGCTCGTAAGCTTCGATATTACGCTTGCCTGATAAAGGCCGCTTCCTTTCTTCAAAAAACTTCCTCGTGTACAGGAAGTTTTTTTACTTTTCGGGTTTACTAAAAGCATATACAATATGAAAATGAGATTGCCTGTACTCTCATTGGTTTCACTGGCAGCAGTAACCGGTTGCGCAGATAAGCAAACCAATGAGAAGACCACACAAAAATTTGTAGAAACCGCTTATATGGATTCTTCGGTAAAACCCGGCGATGATTTCTACATGTTTGTGAATGGTAAATGGTTGAAGACCGCTACGATACCATCCACAGAATTTGGCGTGGGTTCGTTTATCGACCTGATGAATAAAACCCGCGACAACCTGAAAACGGTTATTGAAGAAGCGGGCAAAGGCAGTGCTGCCGCAGGCAGCATAGAGCAAAAAGTGGGCGACTTTTACGCATCAGGAATGGATTCTTTAACCATTGAAAAACTGGGCTATGAGCCTGTAAAACCTGCGCTGGAGCAGATCAGTGGTATTACCAATACACAACAACTGATGAATTTTGTTGCCAGCCAGCAAAAGCTTATGAACAATACTTTATTCAGCATTCTGATAGGCGCAGATGAAAAGAACAGCTCGGTAAACATTCTTTCTTTTTACCAGGGCGGTTTAGGTTTACCAGAACGCGATTATTATTTTAAGACAGATGCAGAAACAAAGAAAGTGGTAGATGCCTACAAGACCTACATGCAGCAATTGTTTAAGCTTACCGGCGATGATTCTGTAACCGCTGCAAAAAATGCGGCCAATGTATTTGCATTGGAAACACAACTGGCCACCAGCCATAAAACAAATGTTGAGCTTAGAGATCCGGAAAGCAATTACCATAAAATGGCCGTTGCAGCACTTCATACACAAATGCCGCAGTTTGGCTGGACAAACGTGCTAAACGAAATAGGTGCAAAAGCAGATTCTGTAAATGTGGGCCAGCCTGCATTCTATGCAAAAGTCAATGAACTGCTGCGCGCCACATCCCTTGAAACATGGAAGCAGTACCTGCGTTTCAATGTACTCAACGATGCGGCCAATGCACTCAGCAGCAATTTTGTAAATGCCAAATTTGCCTATGGCAAAACACTTAGCGGCCAGGAAGAACTAAAGCCACGCTGGCAGCGCATTACAGCCAATACTGAAAATAATCTGAGAGATGCATTGGGGCAACTGTATGTAAAAAAATATTTTACTGAAGATGCCAAAAAGAGAATGCTTGAGCTGGTAAACAACCTGCAGAAAGCACTGGAGGTAAGAATAGCGAAACTCGACTGGATGAGCGACAGCACCAAGACGAAGGCCAAAGAAAAGCTGCAAACCATCATCAAAAAAATCGGCTTTCCTGATAAGTGGAGAGATTACAGCAATGTAACCATCGATAAAAATAAATATTTCGAAAACCTGCAATCATGTGCACGCAACGAGTTTCAATACCAGGTAAACAAAGCAGGCAAACCTGTAGATAAAACAGAGTGGGATCTTTCAACTTCTGAGATCAATGCATATTACAACCCAACGTTTAACGAGATCGTTTTTCCCGCGGGTATATTGCAGTTTCCATTTTTCGATCTTAATGCAGATGATGCTATCAACTATGGTGGTATAGGTATGGTTATCGGGCATGAGATAACACATGGTTTTGATGACCAGGGCGCGCAGTATGATAAAGATGGTAACCTGAGATTGTGGTGGAGCAAAGATGATTATGCAAAGTTCCAGGAAAAAGGCAAGAAAGAAATTGCGTTGTATAACAGCTTTACGGTGCTTGATTCGCTGCATGTGAACGGCGCCTTAACAAACGGTGAAAACATTGCAGACCTTGGCGGTGTAAACATTGCTTACGATGCGTTTAAAATGACCAAACAGGGCCAGGATACCGCCAAGATCGATGGGCTTACACCAGACCAGCGTTTCTTTATTTCGGTGGCGCAAATCTGGCGGCTGAAATTTAAAGATGAGTTTGTGCGCAGCCAGGTAAATACAGATGTACACTCACCTGCCAACTGGCGTGTAAACGGCCCGCTGATGAACGTGGAAGCTTTCTATAAAGCCTTCAATGTACAGCCCGGAGAGAAGATGTACAGGCCAGACAGTGCCAGGGTAAAAATATGGTAGTAACAAAGCGATCTGGTAAAAAAAGCATCAACCGTGGTTGGTGCTTTTTTTATGGTGTGTAGCCGGCAGCGGTTTTTCATGGCAGCGCCGATTGTGTCACTCACTTGTACGTTCTGTTGTTATGGCGGCTGCAGCGTTCCGGTTCAATACTCCATAAACATGTTGAAAATGCATCTGTGCCTGTATGGTTAAAATTTGGAAATACAAAACCACAGCGAGAAAGTAGTTGAGAAGCGCACAGCACCTTTGCGATGCTTTGTGACCTTTTGCCGTT harbors:
- a CDS encoding PfkB family carbohydrate kinase, with amino-acid sequence MSLVVVGTMAFDAIETPFGKTDKIIGGSATYVAYTASNFIKDVQQVSIVGYDYPQEELDDLSARGVDLAGVEIVPDKKSFFWSGRYHMDMNTRDTLVTDLNVLADFNPVLPEAYRDAEFVMLGNLVPKIQQSVIQQMNKRPKLIVMDTMNFWMEVAMDDLKVTLSMVDVLLINDSEARQLSGEFSLVKAAKKILTMGPKYLIIKKGEHGALLFHGNDVFFAPALPLEEVFDPTGAGDTFAGGFIGHLAKTKDISFENMKTAIIVGSAMASYCVEKFGAERLKEITRADIDARLNEFVQLVSFDITLA
- a CDS encoding M13 family metallopeptidase yields the protein MKMRLPVLSLVSLAAVTGCADKQTNEKTTQKFVETAYMDSSVKPGDDFYMFVNGKWLKTATIPSTEFGVGSFIDLMNKTRDNLKTVIEEAGKGSAAAGSIEQKVGDFYASGMDSLTIEKLGYEPVKPALEQISGITNTQQLMNFVASQQKLMNNTLFSILIGADEKNSSVNILSFYQGGLGLPERDYYFKTDAETKKVVDAYKTYMQQLFKLTGDDSVTAAKNAANVFALETQLATSHKTNVELRDPESNYHKMAVAALHTQMPQFGWTNVLNEIGAKADSVNVGQPAFYAKVNELLRATSLETWKQYLRFNVLNDAANALSSNFVNAKFAYGKTLSGQEELKPRWQRITANTENNLRDALGQLYVKKYFTEDAKKRMLELVNNLQKALEVRIAKLDWMSDSTKTKAKEKLQTIIKKIGFPDKWRDYSNVTIDKNKYFENLQSCARNEFQYQVNKAGKPVDKTEWDLSTSEINAYYNPTFNEIVFPAGILQFPFFDLNADDAINYGGIGMVIGHEITHGFDDQGAQYDKDGNLRLWWSKDDYAKFQEKGKKEIALYNSFTVLDSLHVNGALTNGENIADLGGVNIAYDAFKMTKQGQDTAKIDGLTPDQRFFISVAQIWRLKFKDEFVRSQVNTDVHSPANWRVNGPLMNVEAFYKAFNVQPGEKMYRPDSARVKIW